ATCGTTGAAGGAGCTAATATACAAACCAGACATACTAAACCAAGAGGACCAAAAAACCCCGGAGGAATTGTAAAGTCAGAAGGCGGCATAGATATTTCAAATGTAATGCTATACTGTTCAAAATGTGATGCCGGCAGAAGATTTTCAAATGTGGTTGATTCAAATGGAAACAAATCTAGAGTCTGCGTTAAGTGTAATAGCAAACTCGATAAATAATTGAAAGGAAGGGTAGAATAATGACTTCCAGATTAAAGGAAAAATACATTAATGAGGTAATTCCAGCACTTATGGAAAAGTTCGAATATAAGAACGTTATGGAAGTGCCAAAATTAAATAAAATAATTATTAATATGGGCGTTGGAGTTGCTAAGGACAATCCTAAGGCTCTAGAGAACGCAGTTAACGAAATTCAAATAATCACAGGACAAAAACCTGTTATAACAAAAGCTAAAAAATCTATAGCTAACTTTAAACTTAGAGAAGGCATGAGCATAGGTGCAAAAACCACTCTAAGAGGCGAAAAAATGTACGACTTCTTAGACAAACTAGTTAGTGTTTCACTACCTCGTGTTAGAGACTTTAGAGGAGTAAGCGCTACTTCATTTGATGGTAGAGGTAATTATGCGCTTGGTATTAAAGAGCAACTTATTTTCCCTGAAATTGTATACGATCAAATAGATGAAATCAGAGGAATGGATATAGCGATTGTTACTACAGCAAAAACTGACGAGGAAGCCAAGGCTTTCTTAGAGTTAATGGGAATGCCTTTTAAGAAATAAGGAGGATTTATCTTGGCAAAAAAATCAATGATTGCAAAGCAAAAGAGACCTGCAAAGTTTAGCACAAGAGAGTACTCAAGATGCAAAATTTGTGGACGACCTCATGCTTATTTAAGAAAATATGGAGTTTGCCGTATATGCTTTAGAGAACTTGCGTATAGAGGTGAAATACCAGGAGTTAGAAAAGCCAGCTGGTAATATCGAGGGGAGGTATAAAATATGATAACAGATCCTATAGCGGATATGCTAACAAGAATAAGAAACGGAAATGATGCAAGACATGCTTCTGTTGAAATTCCCGCTTCAAAAGTGAAGAAGGACCTCGCTCAGATACTTCTAGACGAGGGTTATATAAATGGATACAATGTAACTGAAGATGAAGTTCAAGGAACAATAACCGTAGATTTAAAATACGGACCTAATGATGAAAAAGTCATCTCAGGAATAAGAAGAATCTCCAGACCGGGTTTAAGAGTATATGTTAAGAACAAAGAAGTTCCTAAAGTACTTGGAGGTCTCGGAATTGCGATAATTTCTACATCTAAGGGTATTGTTACCGATAGAGTAGCTAGAGCAGAAGGAGTTGGTGGAGAGGTAATCTGTTACGTTTGGTAATTGATTAACTCGCACGCGGAACCTATCGGTTTCGATAAGCTATGACAAGGAGGAAATAACATGTCAAGAATAGGCTTGAAGCCAATAGATATCCCACAAGGCGTTGAAGTCAAAATCGGTGATAATAATCTAGTAGAAGTTAAAGGCCCAAAGGGAAATCTATCAGAGCAAATAGATAAAGGTATTAAAATAGAATTAAATGAAGGTGTAATCACTCTTGAAAGACCTTCAGAAACAAAAAAATATAAGTCACTTCATGGACTTTCAAGAACACTTATAGCTAACATGATAGACGGTGTAACTAATGGTTATGAAAAGAAACTAATCATTGAAGGAACAGGTTACAGAGCTGCAAAAGCTGGTAAGAAACTTACTTTAAACCTTGGATACTCTCATCCAATAGAGATGGAAGATCCTGAAGGAATCGAAGTTGAAGTTCCTGGTCCAAACCAAATCAT
The sequence above is a segment of the Peptoniphilaceae bacterium AMB_02 genome. Coding sequences within it:
- the rplE gene encoding 50S ribosomal protein L5: MTSRLKEKYINEVIPALMEKFEYKNVMEVPKLNKIIINMGVGVAKDNPKALENAVNEIQIITGQKPVITKAKKSIANFKLREGMSIGAKTTLRGEKMYDFLDKLVSVSLPRVRDFRGVSATSFDGRGNYALGIKEQLIFPEIVYDQIDEIRGMDIAIVTTAKTDEEAKAFLELMGMPFKK
- a CDS encoding type Z 30S ribosomal protein S14, which produces MAKKSMIAKQKRPAKFSTREYSRCKICGRPHAYLRKYGVCRICFRELAYRGEIPGVRKASW
- the rplX gene encoding 50S ribosomal protein L24 — encoded protein: MRIKTGDTVVVIAGKSKGVKGQVLKYSAKTNKVIVEGANIQTRHTKPRGPKNPGGIVKSEGGIDISNVMLYCSKCDAGRRFSNVVDSNGNKSRVCVKCNSKLDK
- the rpsH gene encoding 30S ribosomal protein S8; protein product: MITDPIADMLTRIRNGNDARHASVEIPASKVKKDLAQILLDEGYINGYNVTEDEVQGTITVDLKYGPNDEKVISGIRRISRPGLRVYVKNKEVPKVLGGLGIAIISTSKGIVTDRVARAEGVGGEVICYVW
- the rplF gene encoding 50S ribosomal protein L6, with amino-acid sequence MSRIGLKPIDIPQGVEVKIGDNNLVEVKGPKGNLSEQIDKGIKIELNEGVITLERPSETKKYKSLHGLSRTLIANMIDGVTNGYEKKLIIEGTGYRAAKAGKKLTLNLGYSHPIEMEDPEGIEVEVPGPNQIIVRGINKQQVGNYAANIRDHRRPEPYKGKGVKYEGEYIRRKVGKTGK